The Betta splendens chromosome 7, fBetSpl5.4, whole genome shotgun sequence genome includes a window with the following:
- the tmem82 gene encoding transmembrane protein 82 isoform X2 — MSFLLTSFLPGWLTLERNPLNSLLQGLVCACGISVLTSLMRVYLLLEESWSDKTDKDTTAQRSHHHRHKAGLGAKLQFVLVTATLAVVGSRVASLVVLEFCLRTVSAWVTARPESSKCLQQLLVQSQFSLGCALSCSLYFLHEGAPQRWLCLLLAAMLSWSLASQATRLLHHVTVLYKLHSSQRYCGICIGLLTSGRLLLPLLCRVLIVTFSVAVFSAISIINQQFLSATEALRFWTPLTICYTLLVVYMQEEQHSQPSSQVILNTVVVRLGGLLVLMLTVGHWADVLHILMCFLGEASCLIPNWDLVGAASSQDEEDYTDYAEREHHQRTQTQQKKQR; from the exons ATGTCGTTTCTTCTGACTTCCTTTCTGCCAGGCTGGCTGACTCTAGAGAGGAATCCGCTGAATAGTTTGCTTCAAG GTCTGGTGTGTGCATGCGGCATTTCGGTGTTAACCTCCTTGATGAGGGTGTATCTGCTTTTAGAGGAGAG CTGGAGTGATAAAACAGATAAAGACACAACAGCTCAGAGGAGTCATCACCACAGACATAAAGCTGGACTTGGTGCAAAGCTCCAGTTTGTCTTGGTGACTGCTACACTGGCTGTTGTGGGCTCCCGTGTGGCCTCCCTGGTGGTATTAGAATTTTGTCTTCGGACCGTGTCTGCATGGGTTACAGCTAGACCA GAGTCCAGCaaatgtctgcagcagctgctggttcaaaGCCAGTTCTCCCTGGGCTGTGCTCTCAGCTGCAGTTTGTACTTCCTGCACGAGGGGGCGCCCCAGCGCTGGCTGTGTCTACTGCTGGCAGCGATGCTCAGCTGGTCCCTGGCGAGCCAGGCCACACGGCTGCTGCACCACGTCACCGTTCTCTATAAACTCCACAGCTCCCAGCGTTACTGTGGCATTTGCATCGGCCTGCTCACATCAggccgcctcctgctgcccctgCTGTGCAGGGTTTTGATCGTTACCTTCTCTGTGGCTGTATTTTCCGCCATATCCATCATTAATCAGCAGTTCCTCTCCGCCACTGAGGCCCTCAGGTTTTGGACGCCGCTGACTATCTGCTACACCCTGTTGGTCGTGTACATGCAGG aggagcagcacagtCAGCCCAGCAGCCAGGTCATCCTGAACACAGTGGTGGTGCGCCTGGGGGGGTTGTTGGTCCTGATGCTGACCGTCGGACACTGGGCTGATGTGCTCCACATCCTAATGTGTTTCCTCGGCGAGGCCAGCTGTCTAATCCCCAACTGGGATCTTGTGGGCGCAGCATCCTCACAG GATGAAGAGGATTACACAGACTATGCTGAAAGAGAACACCACCAAAGAACGCAAACTCAGCAGAAGAAGCAAAGATAG
- the tmem82 gene encoding transmembrane protein 82 isoform X1, with protein MSFLLTSFLPGWLTLERNPLNSLLQGLVCACGISVLTSLMRVYLLLEESWSDKTDKDTTAQRSHHHRHKAGLGAKLQFVLVTATLAVVGSRVASLVVLEFCLRTVSAWVTARPESSKCLQQLLVQSQFSLGCALSCSLYFLHEGAPQRWLCLLLAAMLSWSLASQATRLLHHVTVLYKLHSSQRYCGICIGLLTSGRLLLPLLCRVLIVTFSVAVFSAISIINQQFLSATEALRFWTPLTICYTLLVVYMQEEQHSQPSSQVILNTVVVRLGGLLVLMLTVGHWADVLHILMCFLGEASCLIPNWDLVGAASSQVSAKQCAGPRAISVHRDHKTRAEYQCVH; from the exons ATGTCGTTTCTTCTGACTTCCTTTCTGCCAGGCTGGCTGACTCTAGAGAGGAATCCGCTGAATAGTTTGCTTCAAG GTCTGGTGTGTGCATGCGGCATTTCGGTGTTAACCTCCTTGATGAGGGTGTATCTGCTTTTAGAGGAGAG CTGGAGTGATAAAACAGATAAAGACACAACAGCTCAGAGGAGTCATCACCACAGACATAAAGCTGGACTTGGTGCAAAGCTCCAGTTTGTCTTGGTGACTGCTACACTGGCTGTTGTGGGCTCCCGTGTGGCCTCCCTGGTGGTATTAGAATTTTGTCTTCGGACCGTGTCTGCATGGGTTACAGCTAGACCA GAGTCCAGCaaatgtctgcagcagctgctggttcaaaGCCAGTTCTCCCTGGGCTGTGCTCTCAGCTGCAGTTTGTACTTCCTGCACGAGGGGGCGCCCCAGCGCTGGCTGTGTCTACTGCTGGCAGCGATGCTCAGCTGGTCCCTGGCGAGCCAGGCCACACGGCTGCTGCACCACGTCACCGTTCTCTATAAACTCCACAGCTCCCAGCGTTACTGTGGCATTTGCATCGGCCTGCTCACATCAggccgcctcctgctgcccctgCTGTGCAGGGTTTTGATCGTTACCTTCTCTGTGGCTGTATTTTCCGCCATATCCATCATTAATCAGCAGTTCCTCTCCGCCACTGAGGCCCTCAGGTTTTGGACGCCGCTGACTATCTGCTACACCCTGTTGGTCGTGTACATGCAGG aggagcagcacagtCAGCCCAGCAGCCAGGTCATCCTGAACACAGTGGTGGTGCGCCTGGGGGGGTTGTTGGTCCTGATGCTGACCGTCGGACACTGGGCTGATGTGCTCCACATCCTAATGTGTTTCCTCGGCGAGGCCAGCTGTCTAATCCCCAACTGGGATCTTGTGGGCGCAGCATCCTCACAGGTCAGTGCGAAGCAATGTGCAGGGCCGAGAGCGATTTCTGTCCATCGAGACCATAAAACTAGGGCAGAATATCAATGCGTTCATTAG
- the mad2l2 gene encoding mitotic spindle assembly checkpoint protein MAD2B yields MTTITRQDLNFGQVVADILCEFLEVAIHLILYVREVYPSGIFQKRKKYNVPVQMSCHPELNQYIQDTLHCVKPLIEKNDAEKVVVVITDKEHRPVERFVFEISQPPLLSISSDTLLSHVEQLLRAFLLKISVCDAVLINNPPGCSFTVLVHTRDAATRNMEKVQVIKDFPWIVADEQEVHMQEPRLIPLKTMTSDIVKMQLYVEERAQKS; encoded by the exons ATGACAACGATAACAAGGCAAGACCTCAATTTTGGACAAG TGGTTGCTGACATCCTGTGTGAGTTCCTGGAGGTCGCCATTCATCTCATCTTGTATGTCCGTGAAGTTTATCCCTCTGGAATATTTCAGAAGAGAAAGAAATACAATGTGCCAGTGCAG ATGTCGTGTCACCCAGAGTTGAATCAGTACATCCAAGATACACTGCATTGTGTGAAGCCACTTATTGAGAAG AATGATGCAGAGAAGGTAGTAGTGGTCATCACGGACAAAGAACACCGACCAGTAGAAcgatttgtgtttgaaatttCCCAACCTCCACTTTTATCTATCAG CTCTGACACGTTACTATCacatgtggagcagctgctaAGAGCGTTTCTCCTgaagatcagtgtgtgtgatgctgttttAATTAATAACCCGCCAg GatgttcatttacagtactaGTACATACCAGAGATGCTGCTACACGCAACATGGAAAAGGTTCAAGTCATAAAG GATTTCCCATGGATTGTTGCTGATGAGCAGGAGGTTCACATGCAGGAGCCTAGACTTATACCACTGAAGACCATGACGTCTGACATAGTGAAA atGCAGTTGTATGTCGAAGAGAGAGCACAGAAATCATAG
- the LOC114858983 gene encoding solute carrier family 25 member 45, with protein sequence MPFLEFIAGSISGAVGLTVGHPLDTVKVRLQAQSVYKGIFHCVAKTYTHEGLRGFFKGMAFPVLTNGLINSIVFGSYGNALDFLTQSQRSDRIEGKAASAAHVFTAGCFSGLVQVCCCAPIDLVKVRLQGQTTSDRYRGPIHCVTVILREEGPRGLFRGGLALVLRDVPCYGLYFLPYEVTRKALTESGKQPGTFAILMAGGIAGVVTWAFATPMDVVKARLQMSGAGGRVYRGVLHCMRVSIREEGVRVFFKGLLLNSLRAFPVNAVTFLSYESLMKALCPLAT encoded by the exons ATGCCTTTTTTGGAATTCATAGCTGGGAGCATCTCAG GAGCCGTGGGGCTGACAGTGGGGCATCCATTAGACACAGTGAAG GTGCGTCTGCAGGCCCAGTCTGTGTATAAAGGAATATTTCACTGTGTggctaaaacatacacacatgaaGGG CTCCGTGGATTCTTCAAGGGCATGGCGTTTCCCGTGTTGACCAATGGCCTCATCAATTCCATTGTCTTTGGCTCTTATGGTAATGCCCTGGATTTTCTCACCCAGTCTCAACGCAGTGATCGCATTGAAGGGaaagcagcatcagctgcacATGTCTTCACAGCCGGTTGCTTTTCAGGTCTGGTGCAG GTGTGTTGTTGTGCACCCATTGACCTAGTGAAGGTGCGTCTCCAGGGGCAGACAACCTCTGACAGATACCGTGGACCCATTCATTGTGTCACTGTCATCCTGAGGGAGGAGGGACCCAGAGGTCTGTTCAGAGGAGGACTGGCCCTTGTCCTGAGGGACGTGCCCTGTTATGGACTCTACTTTTTGCCTTATGAAGTCACGCGGAAGGCTCTGACAGAGAGCGGTAAACAGCCAG gtACGTTTGCAATATTAATGGCAGGTGGGATCGCAGGCGTGGTGACCTGGGCCTTCGCCACGCCCATGGACGTGGTGAAAGCCCGGCTGCAGATGTCGGGGGCCGGCGGGCGGGTGTACAGGGGGGTCCTCCACTGCATGCGCGTGAGCATCAGGGAGGAGGGAGTGCGGGTGTTCTTCAAAGGCCTCCTGCTGAACAGCCTGAGGGCCTTCCCCGTCAACGCCGTCACCTTCCTCAGCTACGAGAGTCTGATGAAGGCGCTCTGTCCACTAGCGACATGa
- the LOC114858980 gene encoding solute carrier family 35 member E2A-like, producing MPGGRQTPKHTLWCLLSPFSNRQERVVLARSESLPGEQVLKITVTETTVIEAESGVWNVRSLTYLGLWFFFSFCTLFLNKYILTLLEGEPSMLGAVQMLSTTVIGCLKMFIPCCLYQHKSRTEYPPNFVMIMLFVGLMRFTTVVLGLVSLKNVAVSFAETVKSSAPIFTVIMSRLILGEYTGVWVNLSLFPVMAGLALCTVTEISFNTLGFSAALSTNIMDCLQNVFSKKLLSGDTYKFSPPELQFYTSAAAVIMLVPAWVFLLDIPVIGKSGRSFIFSQDIILLLLFDGALFHLQSVTAYALMGRISPVTFSVASTVKHALSVWLSVIVFSNQITVLSATGTVLVFIGVFLYNKARQIQRKTLQAMAAEQNHKALRHGLDFQASHSH from the exons ATGCCAGGTGGCAGGCAGACCCCCAAGCACACCCTGTGGTGCCTTCTGTCACCGTTCAGCAACCGGCAAGAGCGCGTGGTGCTGGCCCGCAGTGAGAGCCTACCGGGGGAGCAGGTGCTCAAGATCACAGTAACGGAAACCACAGTGATCGAGGCGGAATCTGGGGTGTGGAATGTGAGATCCCTGACCTACCTAGGCCTCTggttcttcttcagcttctgcaCCCTCTTCCTCAACAAGTACATTCTGACGCTGCTGGAGGGGGAGCCCAGCATGCTGG GTGCTGTTCAGATGTTGTCTACCACAGTCATTGGCTGTCTAAAAATGTTTATCCCTTGTTGCCTTTACCAGCACAAATCCAGAACCGAGTACCCTCCAAACTTTGTAATGATCATGTTGTTTGTTGGACTCATGAG GTTCACCACCGTGGTCCTGGGCTTGGTGAGCCTGAAGAATGTGGCTGTGTCATTTGCAGAGACGGTGAAGAGTTCGGCGCCCATTTTTACTGTGATCATGTCTAGACTGATACTCGGGGAGTACACAG GGGTGTGGGTGAACCTGTCCCTGTTCCCAGTCATGGCGGGCCTGGCCCTTTGCACAGTCACAGAGATCAGTTTCAACACGCTCGGCTTCTCCGCTGCTCTCTCCACCAACATTATGGACTG TTTGCAGAATGTTTTCTCCAAGAAACTGCTCAGTGGAGACACTTACAAGTTCAGCCCTCCAGAGCTGCAGTTCTACACGAGTGCAGCAGCAGTTATCATGCTTGTGCCTGCCTGGGTCTTCCTCTTG GACATTCCAGTAATTGGGAAAAGTGGCCGTAGCTTCATTTTCAGCCAAGACATTAtcctgttgctgctttttgATGGGGCCCTGTTCCACCTGCAGAGTGTCACTGCCTATGCTCTCATGGGGCGGATTTCCCCTGTTACCTTCAG TGTTGCCAGTACTGTGAAGCACGCCCTGTCGGTGTGGCTGAGTGTCATCGTGTTCAGTAACCAGATCACCGTTCTCAGTGCCACCGGCACCGTCCTCGTGTTCATCGGCGTGTTCCTCTACAACAAAGCCAGGCAGATACAGAGGAAGACCTTACAGGCCATGGCCGCGGAGCAGAACCACAAGGCGCTACGACACGGCCTGGACTTCCAAGCTTCCCATTCTCACTGA